GCTCTGACTATCAAAACCGTTGGTTTCGGGTGAGTCGGTTATTCACTGAGCATCTTCACTTTTTACAGCCAAAATGAGCGACATTAAGAAATCTGTTATTGTTATTGGTATGTTACTCCTAATATCATGAGCATGAGAAGGTATTGACTGACAGTTACCAGGTGCTGGTGTCGGTGGTGTTTCTACTGCTGCGAGACTTGCAAAAGCTGGCTTCAAAGTCACTATCCTCGAGAAGAATGACTTTACCGGTGGACGTTGCTCTCTAATCCACAACGATGGCCACGTACGTCTTCCTTCTCACTCTTTTTACGCCCACTAACCTTGTCAGCGCTTCGATCAAGgtccatctcttcttctcctccctcGCTTCTTCCACGAGATCTTCCAAGACCTAGGAACATCTCTAACTGCTGAGGGCGTTGAGCTTTTGAAATGTGAACCCAATTACAACATCTGGTTCGGCGACGGTTCATCTTTTGAGATGTCTACTGATCtcaccaagatgaagaaagctATCGAAGCCGTTGAAGGTATCGATGGTTTTGAGAGGTACCTCGGTTTTCTTCAGGAGTCGCATCGACATTATGAAGTCAGTGTTGAGTCTGTGCTGCGAAGAAACTTTCCTAGTATTTTGAGCTTGGCGAGACCTGAGGTGCTGTTCAATCTGTTCAATATTCATCCCCTTGAGAGTATCTGGACGAGAGCGAGCAAGTACTTCTGGACTGAGAGGTTAAGAAGAGTCTTTACATTCGGAAGCATGTACATGGGCATGAGTCCGTTTGATGCGCCAGGAACGTATAGCTTGCTTCAGTATactgagcttgctgagggtATCCTATATCCTCGAGGTGGATTCCACAAGGTTAGTCTTGCAACCCGACATGATAGGTTTCTCACTAACAGCTTCAGGTCGTTGAGGCACTGGTTAACGTTGGTCAGCGTCTCGGTGTCGAGTACCGTCTCTCCACTGGCGTCAAGTCCATTTCTATTGACCAAGCAACCGGCAAGGCAAACGGTGTCGTTCTGAGCGACGGAACACATTTACCTTCAGACATTGTCATCTCAAACGCCGACCTTGTCTATACTTACAACAACCTCCTTCCTAAGACCAGCTACGCAGACTCGCTATCAAAACGAGAAACCTCCTGCAGTAGTATCTCTTTCTACTGGTCTGCTTCTAAGATCGTTCCTGAACTCAACGCTCACAACATCTTCCTTGCGGATGAGTACCAGGAGTCTTttgacagcatcttcaaggAGCACCTCATTCCTTCAGAACCATCCTTCTATGTCAATGTTCCTTCACGCATCGACCCTTCAGCTGCTCCTGAAGGTAAGGACTCTATAGTCGTCCTTGTACCCGTTGGCCATCTTCTGTCAGATTCTGAAGGAACACATCGTGGTTTGTCCAAGTCTGGAAATTCTGGTGGCCTTGAAACAAGCCAGGACTGGGATAAGATGATCTCTCTGGCCCGTGACACAGTCATCGCAACAATGCGTGCGAGAATAGGCGTTGATCTTGCTCCTCTCATTGAAAACGAAATCATCAACACTCCCTTCACGTGGCAAGAGAAgttcaacctcgacaaggGTGCTATTCTTGGCTTGAGCCACTCCATCATGAATGTTCTCGCCTTCCGACCTGGTACTCAGCACTCCAAGTACAAGAACTTATACTTTGCTGGTGCCAGCACACATCCTGGTACTGGTGTTCCTGTCTGCATTGCTGGTAGTAAGATTGTTGCAGAGCAGATTCTCAAGGATTCAGGTTTCAAGAACAACCAGATCCCCTGGGCTCAGGATACTACCAAGTCTCCCAAGGGTGGACTGGATAAGATGAGCGATTCGTCTTTGACTCTGTTCCAAGGGTTCTTGGGGGCTCTGGTTGCGATTTTGCTGGCTTATTATTATCTTGTCATTGCTGCGAATTAGCGAACATTGGTTGGTTGACTAGGAGTATTTCTTTGGTGCGATTACTTGGTTAGAGATAGAACGAACTCCCCTAATATCTACGATCTACTGGTCTATGTCCATGATTCTCGAAAGTCATCACTATGGTGTAAATAACGTGACAACTATCTGATCGGAAAGAACCGGATTCCCAATAATATTCATGCACTGTCTCAGACTGTGCTTGATCTGATCATCTCTATACCCCACCAAAACGTCGATCCCGTTGTGTTACATGGAACATTCCTATCTTGACCTCAAACCGTCATCATTTTCGGCAAATACGTCGATCAGCCTTACAATTCGCCCCTAAACTACCGCGGGATCTTCCATTTTACGCTACGGCTACCGGCAACGTTTTTAGTCACTCGATACCACGTTTAAAACCTAGTGGTGTGGACTCAACATGTCAGCACGTCATAGACTCGATATCAGCCATCGCAGATTCTGACAGCGCATATTGATGAACGATGCGTTTTGTTTCTGGCAATGACGATTACTCGGCAGTTATTTCCGTGTGTACTCGGCAGAGTCGGATATGAAGTCATGGAAAGGGAGACGGAAAATGTGGGATTGAAGCTTGGCTGCATTTAAGGGTTTGACATACCTGTCGTCTTCTTGGCTTGCAGACATTGCATTTTTCGCTCCACGAATACGAAGCTACTTTCTGCCGTTGAATTAACTGTTGCTCACCATGGCTGACCACCTTTATGCGAGAAAGAATGATGCTCTCAATGTCAACCGTGAGCCATATCAGCCCCTCAAGTCTAAATGCGCTGACTAACAATTCACTATAGCTGACATTGTCAATGGGCAACGCAGTGACATTAACATTACCGTCAGAGGCTCTGACTGGTACTGGGCTGTCTGCGCAGGTGTGTACAAGAAAAATACGTCCAGGATTTTGGGATGCAAAGACTAACTGTTCTCAGTCATGACCGTTTCAACCTTTGCGTTTCTCGGGCTTGGAATGAGAAAGCCTCGCACCGATCGTATCTTCCAGTAAGTTCCATCAGAGTTCCATTGTacattctttctttcttgttGATCTATGAGTATCCATTGAGTAAGGTGTCATGTGCTTTACTGACCTGCTTAGCTACATCACTGCAGGTATCACCATGATCGCATCTATCGCATATTTCACGATGGCTTCAAATCTTGGCTGGACTCCTATCGCGGTTGAGTTCCAGAGGTCCAACCATAGGGTCGCCGGGATCTACAGAGAGATTTTCTATGCAAGATACATTGACTGGTTCTTGACAACTCCCCTTCTACTCACAGATCTTCTCCTTACTGCTGGCATGCCCTGGCCGACTGTGCTGTGGGTGATTCTTGTGGACTGGGTGATGATTGTCACTGGACTGGTCGGAGCCCTCGTGAAGAGTTCTTACAAGTGGGGTTATTTCGCCTTCGGTAAGTCGGCTTCCAAACActgacaccatcatcactgaCATACCTCCAAGGTTGCGCTGCCCTCGCATACATCGTTTACGTGCTCGCTTGGGAAGCTCGTCTACATGCTAAGCACGTTGGCCCTGATGTCGGTCGAACCTTTGTCATGTGCGGTTCCCTCACAGCCGTTGTCTGGATTCTCTATCCTATTGCCTGGGGTGTCTGTGAAGGCGGTAACTTGATTGCCCCTGACTCTGAGGCTGTCTTCTACGgcattcttgatctcataGCGAAGCCTGTCTTTGGAGCCTTGCTTCTCTGGGGACACCGAAACATCGACCCTGCTCGTCTTGGTCTACGTATTCGCGACATTGACGAGCGTATCTTCCCAGATGGTCCCAACAACAAGGTTGCATCTGGACATGGTGCTCGAAACGATACTGCCACTGCCTCTGGCTCTAATGTCAACCCAAACGCCTGAGTGGAAGGTTACAAATAGAAGGAATGGGCGACTAGATCTTTTGGATCCCCATTATCTTCGTTATCAAGCTTTGGCGGAGTTTTCTGGTCAATTAGCCAACTGAACCTGCTGTATGCTGTTCCAGAGTCGGACACTTGCGTATAGTTTTCATGTACGAGTACTAGTCTGATGATACCCGAAGTTTGTTTCGTGGCACGGATATGTCTTGGAGCCTTGTTTTAATTGTCCAATCTCAATCTTTGAATCTCTAGTTTTATTACATAGCCATATCTTCCTCAGTTCACTCATTGATTCAACACCGACCTGTTTTACCAGTTTAGTGATGTACACTTGCCCCTTAAGAAAAGATATCATCACTTCAGTATGAGTAAGTAGATATTTCTGACGACATTCTGTAGgttaagatctttatagAAACTATTCCCTCTTGTCTAACATCTAATTCTTCATAGGCGCTCACATCCAATATTATGATAGCCAATTAACGAAATAATTGTCCTATAATAAACTGAATACTACTATCTTCGTCGGTTTAGTCTACCTTCCTCTCTTCACTCTTGTCGGGAGTCTGCTGGGGAGTTGAAACTCTCATAGGTGTTCCCTCCATCACCGGTGTGATACCTCCGTTCATATAGTGGTCCTCCCAGTCCATGTCACTAAGATACTTATAGTCAAGTCCTCTGATCTCGTGTTCCTCGCTGgctcgaagatgaagaccagGGATCTTGCCAATGACGAAGAGCAATATGCACGAGATGACAAACGACCACGCAGCGCAGGTCACAGCACCCGCAATTTGGAGACCAAGCTGGCGGTAGTTTCCGTCCCACCATCCACCTGCATAAGCGTCTCCTGATACACCGTCCAGAGCAGGAACATATCCAGTAGCAAAAAGGCCTGTCAGGATGTCTCCTATGACGCCGCCGATTCCATGGATTGCAAAGATATCGAGACCATCGTCAACCGAGAGAATGTACTTGTACTTGACGCAGTAAAAGCACACCAGTGATGTGACACCTCCGATTACCGGAGACACATAGATGAGCGTGAATCCGGCAGCGGGCGTGATGCCAACTAGTCCTGCAATGATCCCACTGCAGAAGCCGACCAGAGAGAACTTTCGGGTATGGAGGTATCCGAGCAGAACCCAGGCAATTCCACCAGCACAAGCAGAGAAATTTGTGTTTGCGACGACGTAGATCGATCGTAGACTGAGGTTCGCGGTACTGCCACCTGAGTTGAAGGGAGGAAGGTTAGCTTTCGGTCGTACATTTCAACGACAATTGACATACCGTTAAATGCAAACCATCCAAACCAAATAAGTACAGTTCCTAGTACCATAAGTAGCGGGTTATGTGGTTTGTAGTGTACGGCTGCCTTGCGATCGGTGATACTGGCGTCGGGGAGTCGGGGTCCCAGCATAAACGACCAAGCCAGAGCACCAAATCCGGAGGCAATATGAACTGGCCCTGATCCCGCGAAGTCATACAGGCCTAAGTTATACAGCCATCCGGATGGATTCCATTCCCAATAAGCTAGACTGTAGCGATGCCTGTTAGTGACTCTTCACAAGATGAGGTTTGGTCCGTGCTGGGTCCAAGCCATGGTTGCGATCCAGGAGGCACTATGACATATAACTTACGGATAGTACACAAAAGTTGTCCAGCACAAAAGGAACACCATGCTAGGCCATAATCTGCCTCTTTCAAGCATCGCTCCAGCCAAAATCATGGCAGTGGCGGTGACGAAGGTGACTCCGAAGATCGCATCTAGAGGATGTAAGTGTCAGCCACCAATGTTCAATGACACTAAATCCTGCGTTCAACTACACATTCACAGGGTGAGTACATACATAGGATCTCTGGGATATCAGCGTTTGCAATCGATGGCTGGGCAAGGACGTTGTGGAATACAGCGAGCGACAGGTCACCCAGCATTGGGTTTGTAGTTCGAGATTGATACAAGCTGTAACCATAAATCCAAAATTGTATGCCTACGGCACAGGCGCAGAAAAGGGACTGCAGAATTATCGTCAATGCTGCTTTCTTCCTGTGCATACCGGCATCTGTGTCGCGTCAGTGTGTGGAACCAAGTGTCTCGAGGCGTCGCGAGTCCCTACAAAGAAAGCCGATTGCAGGAGTGATCTGCCAGCAAAGAATCGTGCAAACCAGCATCCATGCCATATCGCCCTGTTAAACATCATTGGTTAGAGCTGGGATCTTAACCGAAGTTTTCGTGGAAGCGCAGCATGAGAATAAGAGCCAGCGGAGCGAATGCACAATCTGGTTTTCCGTCTCACCGAATGACTAACCTTGTCATAAGTAGCATTTAAGTCATGCGTAATAGGATTACCGCCCGTGGGATCATCATTGTAATCAGGCCACTCAGTGACCGGAGTGATTGTCGAAGCCATGCTGTATCAAAATTTGGCGGAGAGACTGGCTGTACACATTGCTGCGCTCCACCCGACGGCAACACCCACAGTCTTTAATGTCTTTTCCCCTATGTGAGGCCCTGAATCCTCGTATCTCAGACATATCCTAGTGTTTTGCCAAGAAATGGGTATCGTAGCTGAATCGGGAACATTTTTCCCTTTCCGGCGAAACAACGCGAGATAAGAATTAAGGTACAAGATAACGTTGCTTCATCGCGACGTGGCTTAGATTCCTTATCTTTGGCTGCATGATGTGTGGTTGGACAGATCTGAGATCGGCAGAGATAACGGACGAGCGGAATGGTTGTTCCCCTGGCTTCAACGCGATTCGGATCAGGATAGAACAGAATAAAAGAGCATGACCGGTAGCAGAGTTCCTTCAAAATACTCAGTATAATCTTCTGATCTTAACGAGGCATCAAGACAGATGCAAACCTCGTAAGACTTTAGCTGAACCTTAGGCTAATCTTATGGCATTTTAGGTAATCTTAGTACAGCGCCTCTATCGATGGCAGAAGGGTGAGTGCATGACTTGACGTCTCACAAGAGCCAATGGTAAGTGATTATTGCTTGGTACCTTGCAGGGGATGGAATTTTAGTCAGTAGTTAGCTACGACCTTATCTTTGGCCAGGTTCGCTAGTTGAGAAACGCGGAGAAAGGCTTGAGACTCATTGGCGGGGACCGAGGCCGCGCGTGTTGTTCAGTCTGCAAGGTCGAGCCAGAATTTAAGGTTGCGATAAGAGATTATGATTATCTCTCTTGAGATTAAGGAGAACCAATCAGAAGATGTTCTGAGCCCACTGTCGCTTGGGTGTGGCTACCCGGGAGTCAGTAACTCCCATGTTGGGACCAATGTTTGCATTTATCAGATCATTTAGACATTATTCACATGTTTATAGAACTTCTTATCTAATGTCAAGCCAGTTTTGTTCTTTCTCTGATGTGAAGAAGAGTCAGTCGTGCAGATATGTGAGCTTTCATGTCAAAAACTTTCAAGGAGACAAACATAACAAGAAATCATTAACAATTTTCTATGTACATAAAATCGAATGCAAGTACCTCATGTCTCAGACGTTGATAGTGATCAAGGTACATATTCGATATAGGAGCAATTAACGAGAATAAatcttaagtatttaataaggatCTCTAAGCTGTCATTTTCCACGAAGAGCTCGAGTGATGAATCATTTCGCATGATGGTCATCACTGAAATTTGTGGGGCTCTGGCTCATGACGTGTTACGCGTCCGTGGGAAACTGAAACACATTTTGTCAACGGACCAGCGTTTACTAGAGCTCTGTACCTCTTTGTCATGGCGCTGTTCGAAAAAAGGAAACACAATCGAAAGCAATGATTCTGTTGGCGGGTAAGTTAGGGTGCCATGTTGTAGCCAGTCGAATAATTCCAGCATGATCGATCTCAGAGTGGCCGTAAGCGCGCGCGCCCCTTCAGTTTGTCGCGTCTGCCCCTTTCAAGGTCGAACGATACAGCTGGACATTGCTCGATGCTGGTGACTCACTGCTAACTGAGCAGTGGCATCAGTTTTCATCGAACCAAGGTAGCGGTAGCACATGACTGAATCCTCCCTCCGTTAACGGCAGAGAAGACATCGGCCCCGGTGACGATTCTCAAAGCCATCGGATAAGTGGGGACGGCGACCCGGCCAAAACGGACGCCGACTCACGAAGCCGGCTCCACAACCTTGGAAGCCCCGACATGCCGATCCGTGATCACATGAAGCATTATTTGCTTCGTGATTCTTGATAAACAAAGATTTTTTCTGGTTAAGACaggcttttatataatatattgctataatatcctGTCAAAATTGTGTTATTCCAATATCATACAGCCCAGTGTACCTTGTCTTCTTTCAGAAATGCCTAACCAAACCGTTATAGTCATCGGTGCAGGCCCTGTTGGTCTCTTTACAGCCTTGCTCCTTGCTCAGAATGGAATCAAGGTGACTGTGATTGAGGCAGATGAAGGAATATCCCGGAGTCCACGAGCTGCAGTGTAGGTTCTCCTATCTAACTGCCATTCATTCACTGACATATCAACCGCAGACAGCTCCCTTGCGTTAACCTCGAGTTTTCCAAGGCTGGAATCATCGATGAGGTTATTGAATCTTCTTATAAAAGCAATGATGGATACTGTTGGCGAGACGGGTACGATACAACAAAAATCTTCGCAGATTTTACGCCTCCACCATCAGATAATCCCAATCTTTGCGCAGTCTTCATAGGACAAGACGTCTTGGCGCAGATATTCCTCAAGCATTTGATCAATACAGGAAATGCGGAGATCGTCTTCAACCATGCGTTTACCCGCGTTGAAGACCATG
This DNA window, taken from Fusarium fujikuroi IMI 58289 draft genome, chromosome FFUJ_chr11, encodes the following:
- a CDS encoding probable phytoene dehydrogenase AL-1 (carotenoid biosynthesis protein al-1) — translated: MSDIKKSVIVIGAGVGGVSTAARLAKAGFKVTILEKNDFTGGRCSLIHNDGHRFDQGPSLLLLPRFFHEIFQDLGTSLTAEGVELLKCEPNYNIWFGDGSSFEMSTDLTKMKKAIEAVEGIDGFERYLGFLQESHRHYEVSVESVLRRNFPSILSLARPEVLFNLFNIHPLESIWTRASKYFWTERLRRVFTFGSMYMGMSPFDAPGTYSLLQYTELAEGILYPRGGFHKVVEALVNVGQRLGVEYRLSTGVKSISIDQATGKANGVVLSDGTHLPSDIVISNADLVYTYNNLLPKTSYADSLSKRETSCSSISFYWSASKIVPELNAHNIFLADEYQESFDSIFKEHLIPSEPSFYVNVPSRIDPSAAPEGKDSIVVLVPVGHLLSDSEGTHRGLSKSGNSGGLETSQDWDKMISLARDTVIATMRARIGVDLAPLIENEIINTPFTWQEKFNLDKGAILGLSHSIMNVLAFRPGTQHSKYKNLYFAGASTHPGTGVPVCIAGSKIVAEQILKDSGFKNNQIPWAQDTTKSPKGGLDKMSDSSLTLFQGFLGALVAILLAYYYLVIAAN
- a CDS encoding related to HSP30 heat shock protein Yro1p, whose protein sequence is MADHLYARKNDALNVNPDIVNGQRSDINITVRGSDWYWAVCAVMTVSTFAFLGLGMRKPRTDRIFHYITAGITMIASIAYFTMASNLGWTPIAVEFQRSNHRVAGIYREIFYARYIDWFLTTPLLLTDLLLTAGMPWPTVLWVILVDWVMIVTGLVGALVKSSYKWGYFAFGCAALAYIVYVLAWEARLHAKHVGPDVGRTFVMCGSLTAVVWILYPIAWGVCEGGNLIAPDSEAVFYGILDLIAKPVFGALLLWGHRNIDPARLGLRIRDIDERIFPDGPNNKVASGHGARNDTATASGSNVNPNA
- a CDS encoding probable ammonium permease MEPA, with the translated sequence MASTITPVTEWPDYNDDPTGGNPITHDLNATYDKGDMAWMLVCTILCWQITPAIGFLYAGMHRKKAALTIILQSLFCACAVGIQFWIYGYSLYQSRTTNPMLGDLSLAVFHNVLAQPSIANADIPEILYAIFGVTFVTATAMILAGAMLERGRLWPSMVFLLCWTTFVYYPLAYWEWNPSGWLYNLGLYDFAGSGPVHIASGFGALAWSFMLGPRLPDASITDRKAAVHYKPHNPLLMVLGTVLIWFGWFAFNGGSTANLSLRSIYVVANTNFSACAGGIAWVLLGYLHTRKFSLVGFCSGIIAGLVGITPAAGFTLIYVSPVIGGVTSLVCFYCVKYKYILSVDDGLDIFAIHGIGGVIGDILTGLFATGYVPALDGVSGDAYAGGWWDGNYRQLGLQIAGAVTCAAWSFVISCILLFVIGKIPGLHLRASEEHEIRGLDYKYLSDMDWEDHYMNGGITPVMEGTPMRVSTPQQTPDKSEERKVD